The DNA segment CTTCATTTGAAAAATCATTATAGAgatgtatcttcctcagtgagtTCCTCATTGCAAGGTTTGACCAATGCAAACGACCTCAACTATATGTCAGCTTCTTTTGCTGTAGCAACATTCCTGTGAACTGTTTTGTACACTGTGAAAATATTTAGCTCCGGCCTCCTGATTTCTCATTTCCTATGGGCTGGAAAAGACTTTGCCAAAACATGAAGACCACTCTTTTCACCAAAATAACAGGTATCAGTTGTTCTCAGAAACTCACCTAGCGATTTTTGCTGGTATTTTATacatcaggtttttttttcccttttgctcaAATCATAATTAGAATAATATGATTTTTCCACAACTAGATTCATGTCTGGTCAAACACTGAGATCCTGGCACTTGTCTTTTCATGCCTCTCTTTTCTTATGTAGTCATTACTGGTTTTGAAACACCAGGTAGTTCTTTGAACTGGTtcctctccaccaccaccccagcTCAGAGAACTTATGACAGGATTCCTGTTTTTAGACTATTGTAACAATTAGCATTTCTGAGCCCTTTCTATTTTGCAGCATCTCGGACCATTCTTTTCCCCCAATTTTCACGTGCAGTAGGCTGATAGGTCAAGACCATccacatccattttacagatgagcatcgGAGGCAAAGAAAGGAAACGGCTCATCTTTGATTGTATGGTGTGAGAGGAAACCGGTTTCCTGAATCTCGAAAAGTTTTACAGAAAAAATGACTCATGCAAACAGGCACCCAAGCCCCGACTTTTTTTCCCACTTCAAATCTCTCTTCCAAAATGTTGGAAAGTAAATCCCGTCCATCTCACCCTAAAATAGGGCCTGGACAGCCACATGTAAAAGCATATTTAGCCTGTGAAAGGCTTTGCTGTCTTGTTTGTTTGGAAAGATGGAAAAAGACATACGACCTCAGTTCCCAGAGCCTAGAGTCTTCCCTCCATATACCTGTCTGCAAAGGTTTGACTGAAAGCCACTAGGTCGCCCATATACTTTGGACTTTTTCAACATTGGCATGTTCCAAATGCAGTCccttccctatctccctactaaatGGCTCATCCACAGTGTTCCTCACTAAGTGCAAGGGAACAGTAaactccgcgcccccccccccccccacacacacgttCGTACATAGGTACTTACGTATGTTTTGAGTATCAGGGGATCCATGGAGGAATCTTTTAGGACCTTCTTAGTCTTAAGTGACCCTAGAAAAATCCTAATCCTAGAAAGAGTAGACAAATCCTCTACTGGCTATGGCAGAGGTGATGGAGTAGTACAACTCTGTCTGCTTCCAGAgctatggcctagtgcaaagcgTCCATTGGATTTCCCTAAGGAAATAAGTAAATTCAGGTCAAATGGAGCCCTTAATAGTACTTCATTGTAGTTAGGAAGAAAAGTTCATCTCTTTGGAATATAATGAAACTTCCTTATAGCTGTGTTCCATTcagccttcttcttcctccttccctcacacCATCTGTATTTAATAGAAATTTTCATTTTGGTATAGTGTGAAAGCCAGGGAGCCATGACCATTAGCTAGAGCTTCAagctaaggcctcttggagtgaaTTTTTCAGAGTGTAAGGaagttttattgtatttttaataCCTTGGTGAGAGGCGTACCTGACAAGAGGAGGAATCAATCCTGCCTGTGCGGTTTCAATGAATGTACAGGCATGGAGTTCTTTTAGGAGTGTTTAGGATTGGCAGACCACATGCATTGTTAAATGCCTTGATTAAACCATTTTTGTATTCCTGGTCAAAGAAAATTTCCAGTGTGGAAGTGTTAGATTTTGACCATATTTCAAAGCTTATTTTCTATGGGTTTTGGCAAATATACCAATACACAAACTGCAAAATGATTCTACATCAGGATAGTCACATGGTATGTAACTAAATTTGGTTTTTCAGATTTTCTCTGTTATGGGTGCCATGTTTACCACTGTTCAACAAGACAGATGCTATGtaaatgagagaaagaaaaaaaatcattatttacTGGAAAATTCAGGTACATTTGAAGCTTCTTCTTTTATGAGAGTAATTTTATTTTAACCTTTACTGTTATTTGTTGGCAAAATAAAAGTGCCTTAAGTTAAAGTTTGTTTTCAAATCCATTTGGTCATTGAGGGAATCAATACTAGTTCATAAATGCAAGATTTTTTTCCAAGTCTTTTTTTGCATGTCCATTATAAAGTGAATATTGTAAATGTGTTCTAAATCATTTCTGTGCCTCTGGCTGCCTTTGATTAAACTTCTTCCAAAAAGAAACTTGGCCCAGATGTAGACTTTCTTTAAGGGTGGTTCAGGCTGTATTTCTTCATTTCAGTGCACTCGAATGTATGTCATAGCCGAGTCCCAGCCCAGCTGGTTCTTTGCAGTACACTTATACACCCCAGAGTCAGACGTTTGGGGATTTTGGATGACTAGCGTCCCCCGGGGGTGGAGAAGTTCACTCCCAGAAGAGCGTCCTCCACCCGCTGTTGAAAGCACCGAATGGTCGGGCATCTCCCAGGTGATTTCTGGCTTAGGTATCCCCAGCGCCACGCAGTTTAATTGAACGGCCACACCCGACACGGTGTGGATACTTCGAGGGGGTCGATTTGTAATCCGAGGGGCGTAGGCGACGATCGTCACAGGAACGGCTACCGTTGCAACCCCGATGCTGTTTTTAGCCTTACAGATATAGTTTCCTCTATCGTGAACGGTTGCTTCTTGGATGACCAGAGTACCATTTTCATGCAAGATATACCTTCCCCAAGCATGAGATCTGTCTATCACTCGGCCACCTGGAACGGTCCAAGTCACGGTGGGTTTCGGACTTCCGCTGGACACACAGTGAAGGGAGAGCAGTTGTCCGCTGATGCCCTTTATGGCTTCTAGTACGTACGTTAGGATAACGGGTTTCTGGGCCACTTCTAAGATGATCAATTTTTCAATGTAGCCCACTTGATTCTTAGCAGTGCAACGGTATCTCCCAGCATCATCTTTAGTCGGGTTTTGGATGACGAGGGATCCGTTGCTTCTGATGTGAAATCGGGCATTCCCGGCTCGGGCGGGAAATTGAGTGCCATTGGGTAAGAGCCAGATGATTTCAGGAGGTGGGTTTCCAATGACAGAACAATTCAGTGCAGTGGGTGTCCCTGGGAGGGCTATCACTTTCTCATTGAACGGATTTCTGAACGTGGGCCTCCGCAACATCTCTAATACCTCCAGCTGCACCACCAAGACACTCTCTCCCCCGTCATTACGGGCCACACAGGTGAACTCCGCAGTATCTGACGACCGGACGTTCCTGATCTCCAGGGTCCCGTTGGGATGGACGGTGATGCGGCTGCCATAGTAGGGGGCCGTCAGGAAAATATGGTCAGGCATAATCCACATAATCTGAGGCGGAGGCATCCCCTCGGCCCTGCAGTCGATATGTTTCTTCGAATGCCTCACTGCGGTTGTTTTAATGACCGTTTTGTTTGCATACCAGCTGTTTATTGCAGGAGGCCTGGAAATGACATCCAGCTTGTACAGTTTTGTGTCATCTCCACCGGAGTTCCGGGCGACGCAGACATACTCTCCGGAATCCAACAGCTTTACTTTGCTGATGGACAAGGAACCGTTAGTGTGAAGCAAATACCGGTCACTGGAAGATGAAACTTTATCACTGGAAGGCAGCAGCCAGAATATCTTGGGGCTGGGTTCTCCCATGACCTCACAGTCCAAAATCACAGTTTCTCCCGCTCTGACTCTCTGGTAACTCTTGGGAGACTGCCTTATCTGTGGGGCAGGGGTTACCACAGTCAGGTGCACTTTCATTTCGTCTTTCCCCAAAGTATTTTGGGCGTAGCAGGTGTAATCACCCTCCTCAGCCATCCCGACCTTGTTAAAATACAAAGTCCCATTATCAAAAAGAACGTAGCGACGGGACCTGTGGCCGCTGTCATCGGCCTGCATCACATTGTTCACCATCGTCCCATCCGGCAGGCTCCAAGATATCTCGGGCACCGGGGAGCCAGAAGCTTTGCAATCAACTCGGAAGTCTTTGCCGTAGGGTACTTGCTTTTTGAAGTGCTGCTTGTGGTCGATTTGTGCGGCCTTCATTCTCAGGATGACTTTCATCAGGAGCAGGTCCTCGCCCATCTTGTTTCTGGCTACGCACAAATAGTCCCCTGCGTCCTTGTCGGTCACAGCCCTGATGACCAGGGAGCCATTTGGGAACACGTGAATCCGGCTGCCCATCCTAGGAAAGAGAAAAACTGGTTTTAGCATCCATCAttcagtgggaagagagaaaaagggtcATGTGAAATCAGGAGTGAGATCCAGACAGAGATTTATGTTTGTGTTTTCTCACCCATGTGATTAAAACTAATGGAACAAGTTGAAATTGGGATTTGTGATTTTgtttagtggtgtttgttaagtgtttactatttgccaggcactgtaactaagcactggggtagatacaagataatcaggttgaacatagtccctgtcccaaatagcgctcacagtcataatccgcATTTTAGAGCtgagtaaattgaggcacagagaagtgaagtgacttgcctaaggtaacacaacagccaagtggtggagctgggattagaacccaggccctctgaccctcaggcccaagttctttccattagaccgtgctgcttttcgTGTAATGGTTAGGAAAAATTGCAAACAGTGTTCCTGACTTCCCACCATTTCCATTTATGCCGAAACAGTAAATCCCTATCATTTCAAATTCTTCAAGCAAAATGGTTTAACAGATCTTTTCAGGTATTATATAACCTTTCAAGGTTTGTTGTACCCTGTTTGCTGAACAGTTGTGCCCCCGTATTGAAAAAGACGAACCTGTGCTTTCTCATCTCTCTACTGTCTCGTGTCTATGCTGCTGTAGAAGGAGCACATGGCATTTAACACATAGCATGAGTGTACATATACTGATATTACAAGTTGAAGTTGAATGatcagtagttgtaatagtaatggtgtttattactGGTTAGAAAAATTACCCAGGAAAACATTAATCAAAGTCTCTGGCTCTCCAGGAgtccacaatctaagaataagagagaggggagggaagaaggaacagGAGAAAAACATGGAAATAGATTTTCCAAAGAGTGGATTAAGCCATACTTAATGATTCATTGAAATGGtgtaggagaagcaacatggcctagtagaaagaccaaaggcctgggagtcagaagaaatacccgggttgtaatctcagctccaccacttctctgctgtgtgactttgagccagtcactaagcttctctgtgtctcagtaaccttatctgttacatggggattaggactgtgagccccatgtgggacatggaatggatctaacctgattatcttgtatctaccccagccctcaatatagtgcctggcatataggaagtatttacaaatacctcaaaaaaatCACCAGTTTTTACAGTCATTTGCCTTTTGATAAATTCAGTTAGTCGGTAACCAATGGAAACTGAATTAAATATAGAGACACGGGCTCATCTGAGGGATtcaggaaataataacaataatgatggtatttgttaaacactatgttccaaccactcttctaagcattggggtaaatacaaggtaatcaggttgtctgacgtggggctacagtcttcctccccattttatagatgtggtaactaatgcacagagaagttaagtggcttgtccaaagtcatacagcaaacaagtggaagaaccgggatgggaacccacatCCAAACATTTCCTCAAATATCTAACATTTTGGTTGACAACATTTTCCACCTCCAAGGAAGGAGGTGGTCGACTAGTGGCTGATGACCCTTTCATCTTCACAGAGATGCCTGGGCTTCAATTGCAGGAGGTGACAGCAACAGGAATTTGAGGAACTAAGCTGCACTGAGCagaacatagactgtgagctccttgtaggcaggaaatgtcaccgtttattgttggattttcccaagtgcttagtacagtgctctgcacacagtgtttaataaatacatttgaatgagtgaataaatcctTAAACCCAcatttcagtacagtgttctgcacatagtaagtgctcaataaatatgattgaatgaaaaggagacTAGTAAGGCTTTAGGACCCCTTTGAAGCTAACCAGGGAACGAGCATTCCTAAATTGGCTCCATGAACTCCATTGGCTGAGGTACAGTCCTGAGAACTCCCAGTAATGTCAGGGACCGACGCAGgatttacagcgtggctcagtggaaagagttcgggcttgggagtcagaggtcatgagttcaaatcccacctctgccacttgtcagctgtatgactgtgggcaagtcacttcacttctctaggcctcagttacctcatctgtaaaatggggatcaaaaaactgtgagccccacgtgggacaacccgattaccctttatctcccccagcgcttagaacagtgctctgcacatagtaagcgcttaacaaataccaacattattattcacttgccCTGGCCTTCCCTCTGATGCAATTCTCAGAGAGTCTGAAATCTTGTATCACTGAAATGAAGACAGTCTGATATAAAGTCACATGCTCACCTGTGCCACCTGTCAAtcacagccctggaaggcaacCTCCAGATTATCCTGGGCTCGGGCGTGCCTGTCGCCGAACAGTTCAGGAAGAGAGGGTCCCCTAAATTCAGTTCGGTCAGTTTGGGGGATGCCGTCTCTATGCTGGGAACCGAGTCTCTTCGTTCAATCATCAAATTGACCACCCTCCTCTCGGAGCCGGTGGAGCTGGTCGCTATGCACTCATACCTACCGCTATCCGAAAGGGCCAGGTTCTGGGTGTAAAGGGTTCCGTTGGCCAGCAGAAACCACCTGGCATTTACAAGCTGCAAGGGTTTCACTTTGGTTCCGTCCGAGAGGACCCAGTGAACGGTGGGTTGAGGATTTCCTTCCACGGTACAGGGCAGCTTCAAACTTCCACCCCAGGTCCCCACCACATGCTGTCTCTTCTCTTCCAGGATGAGGGGTGGGGCGGCGATCACTTGGATCTTCACGCTCAAGGAATCCATGCCAGCGGGATTGCGTGCCAGACACGTGTAGACCCCACGGTCGTAAACGGTCAGGGATCGAACGACCAAGGTGCCGTCGGGTTTCACGGAGACTCGCCGGCTTCCCTCGGATGCTTCCCGGATGACTGTCTTGTTCGCTAGAATCCAAGAGCGCGTTGGGAGAGGTCGGCCTTCGGCTCTGCAGCTCACTTCTGCCGAGCTCCCCACGTGGACGGTGATCTCCCGGGTGCGACTGTCCAGGATCCTGGGGGGGTAGGTGACCACAGATAGAGTGACCAAGAGGCGGTCAGAGCCCTGTGGATTGACGGCCACGCACAGATACTGTCCACGGTCCTGAACCCTCGTAGCCTGGATCGAGAGGGTGCCATTGGCAAACACTTGGAATCGACCCTCTTGCCTCCCGCTGGCTATAATGAGTCCTGATTAAAAAGCACAAGAGAAAAACACAGACATAGAGCATCAGAGCTTCCCGTTTAGGCTTTACTTATACAGGGAGGTTTAACCTGAAGGTTAACGGTAGGAGAAAAGATTCATTATAGGAACGGTAAAGTCGTACATCACCAGGAAATCCATTATGTCCTAATGGCTGGTGGCTTCAAATGTGATTATATATACTCCTTGTctattgatttttattatttGAAAAGGAACCATTCAAGTGATTATGCTTTAATGCAAGATAGTCTAGATACATCCTCTTCATTCTGCTAATCTTCGTACATTAGAAATCACAATAAGGCACCTATAAGTCATGGGGAGTCCCAGAATAGTGGTCATTTGAGGTCCCAAGAGGCATTAACCTCCAATTCATTCTTTGCCTTGAATGGCATGATTAAGCCATTTTCTCCCAACTCCCATTCGTTCTCTATCACCCATTCATTTGGATCTCTGCCTTTTGAGCtctcgatattcacccctcccttagtcccaaggaacttatgtgcatattcataatttatttatactgatggctgtctccccctttagaccgtaaactcactgtgggtactgaaagtgtctatcaactttgttgcattgtaataataatgatggtatttctcaagtgcttactatgtgtcaagcactcgtctaaacacaagctaatcaggttggacacagtccctgtcccacatgggcctcatagcattaatccccattttacagatgaggttactgaggcacagagaagagttgCCCACgctcacacggtagacaagtgacggagccggggttagcacccaggtccttctgactcccaggcccatgttctatccagtactctcccaggtgcttagtacagtgttttgcatacagtaagcattcaataagtaccactgattggccaATGCAAATCCCACCCTGTGTATGGATAAAGAGAATTGCAGAGACCATTTTAAATTACCTAATGAGCCTCGAGACCAGTATATGGTGGGATGAGGAGTTCCACTTGCTTCACATGGGATGAAAGCATCTGAGTTCACCAGGACCGTAAAACTAGCTGCTTTTCCTCCAATGATTCTAGGCTTTTCAAATCTCTTTCTGGGCAAGGAGTCTAGGGTGAGGTGGTGGGAGCCAGTTATTTCTTGATTGGCTGCCTGGTCAAACGAGCTCCCGATTGAAtccaccttctccctttcctgaccCAAAGTATGGAGAGAGGAGGTGGCGGGTAAACTGGATTTTGGTACAGTCACTGTATTTTCTCTTACAGTCTGGCCTCTCTCAGGAATCTCTGAATTTGGCTTGTGCTCAAACTTGTTTGACCACCGAGGAGTAGCGGTCTTGTCTTTCCAGGATCGGGGTGGAACTGTTACCAGTGGTGGTAGGAGGCCCAAATGCTGTGTgttggagaagagggtggttccAGCAGGAGATTTTGTATTAGGGGATGATCTAGAATCCGGCGGAACCTCCGTCAGAAGCTGAAGTGTGTCGACTCTCGAAGTCTGGGGTAGGCCTGCCCTTGTCGTGTCCGAGATGAGAGTTGATGGTTGCTCAGGGTACCCAATGGATATCCCTAGAGTGCCAATTGGAGGCATTGCTGGAATGTGGTCATTATCCTTCAGGAACTGTGGGGTAGCTGGGAGTGTGAATGTTGATTTCTCAGGAGTGctgacctccagtggtttcctgggCCCAGCCATCTTAGCATTGGTTTTCAGTGGCTGAGTGGTTACTCTGGATATCTCTCTAGTCACATCTGCCCTGTGAAGACTCACCGGTGGTGGGCTGAATTTAACTGGGACTCCAGAAGTGCCCTGTGGGGGAGATGGGCTGTATTCAGGTATGGGAGGCAGCATTAAAGTTCTCACCATTTTGAACATGGAAGGAGACGTAGTTCCAAATGGAGCAAATGCAGGGCTTTGAGTTGAGGTCATACTCTGGGCCGTGGTTATCCTTTTTTGAGGCCTCTTTCGTCTTTGCCCTTTCTGCTTCACAGATCTGGCTGTTGGAGTCTGGGTGACGGTGGCCAgggtgtggggaagagaaggaaacgtGATCCTGGATGAATCTGCTGTGCTGCTTGCAAGATGAGgggtaagagagggagagggccgcTCTACGGGGATGCCAGTATCCCGAGGGCTATGTCTTTCCAAGAGGTTATCGTGGGCCACTGTAGCCCTGGTTGGAAGCAGAAAGTTCTCTGTTTGATCTTGTCTTGTTGAGATAGTTTTTAAATGAATGTGGAAAGCCCCAACTGTGGACTGAACAGGGGTAATTTGGGACAGCCCCGGGGTTATGCCTGCAAGTGAACTGGGTTTATGTGAATTGATCGTTTCTTTTTGGACAGGACTGTGGACAAAGATGTGATGCCAGGGAATTTTTCTTCTTGATGCTCTCACAGTGGGTTGGGCAGCAGAGGTCAGAGAATTGGCACTTTCAACCGAATATGAAGAGGTCACAGGTGCTGTCTCCCAGATCGCACTGACTGAGGTATGAATTACCATTGGGCCACTAATGCTCGTGGAAGGAATTTGTTCAGTGTGAATGGATATTGGGGCATTGGTCACTGAGTCATTTTGTGGAGTTACTTGTGTGCTTTCAGCATAGAAAAACCTTATGGTAGGAGTTGGTTTCTCTACCTCTAAGTTTGGTTCCATTTTCACTTGAGTGGGTGATGCTGGTCTTGTGGGCAGAGTTGTAGATTGATCATGTGGAGCTGTGGGAGCATTGACTTGGAATGGTGTTGGGGTGGAGTATGAAATCCTTGGGGTGACCGAATAGATGGGCATTGGAGGGAGCGTTGGTCCAGAAGTACATGATGAACACTTGCGATCCAACACTGTAGTTGGAAGAAAAGTTGTCCTTTCTTCAGCAAATCCCTTAAATTGTAGCCTGGCAAAATTATATCTTTCTCTGATATTTGGAATTCGGTTTGGTCTGATAATTCTTCTCCTCCCAGAAATCTTCCTTCGCCTCCCATAATGTTTGGACATTGGTACAGTAGTCACTAAGTCATTAATGACCTGGATCTGATGATGGGCAGTAATGGTTGAACCTGGAAGGGGGCTTGGGGTAATTGTTTTTTGTGTAGTGAGAAAATACAAGCGTTCATCTCTTGGCCTGCTGACTGTGGACAAAGATGTGTAATGACTAGAGTCTGTCAGTAGTTCCGCTTTGTCCTCCACATGAGACTTCTCAAAATGGATGTCTTTGATGGTCTCCTCCACTAACTCTTCTGATGGTTTTTTGTACCGTTCATTTCTTTTTCCCAAAGACGCTGACATCTGGTCCACCTTCCGGAATTCACCTGTGTTGGTCAGTAGGGAGGAGAAAGTAGTTGCTGGTCGTTTCATCAACTCTTGTCCATTCATGAGTGAGGCTTGGGTTATGTTTGTTTTCTTGGGCATTGCTGTCACAGAGGGTGAAAGTTCATGATCTGCATGTAATGTTGCTGTCTCAGATCTCTCAGTCGAGAAGAGCCATGAACTCCCAGCTGGAGTGGCTTCCGGGACCGGACCGAAGTTGGCTTTATTGTTACCTGATGGTACTGTGGGCTTTGAGGTTGATGTATTTGCTGATATTGTAAGAGTTTTGGTCACTGGCAGCAGAAACTCCTCCTCTGGAGGAGAGACACCTGAAGATCCTTCACCATCTCCTAAGTCCTTTGAGAACTGTTTGACATTTGGCATTGGGGTGGAGGTGCTGTTGTCTGGCTTCTCTGGAGGAgagttcttttttgttttttctacaaATGCCGCCCAACGTTGTGGGTCAATTCTTCTGATGGAAGGAGGGAATTGTCGTCTGTGACCCCTGAACTGTCTGTTCCAATAGTCACCGCGGTGGTGGTAGGTCATCCTGCTACGAGGCTGCCCTTTACGTGCATTTCTCCCAACCGGTTCCGTAGCTGGAGGAGATGTTCCATCAGTTCTTTCAGGAGGAAGCTCCGTAACCTTACTAGCAATTTTATGTTCTTCCTGCCCAGAGCCATCAGTCTCACCATCATCCCTGGTCAAAGCAGCATTTCCTGTGCTTTCAACCGACACTCTGAAAGTCAGAAAGTCCACTCCATATGGATTGGCTGCTACGCATCGATAAAGTCCGCCGTCTCGTGGGGTGACTCTTTGGACTCTTAAAGTACCATTGCTGAAAATGTGTTTGTTCCTTGAGGATCGATGGAGCAGGATGGGTCCGGGGAGGACCCAGCTGACAGAAGCATCCGGGACCCCAGTCGACTGGCAAGGAAGATCAATTGTTTCACCAAGGATGACCGTTCGCCGAACTCCGTTCACATGGCGATCCCCTAAGTCCGGCTCGACCATGATCACCCTGTAGGTCAGAACATCTGCATCTCCATAATTAGTGCTGATGCAGTGGTAAAGGCCAGCGTCAAACCTATCAGCCGTCTGGAGTTCCAATTTCCCGGCCTTATCGATTAGGATTCTTCCATCTTCGCTGACGTACGGAGCCTTCACTCTGCTCCCATCTGCTAGAACCCATTCTACGTGTGGGGCAGGGTCCCCGTGCCCAGGGCAGTTCAGGTCCACAGTTTCGCCTACCAAAACTGTGTGCTGCAGCTTTGTGCTGTTATCTCGGCAAATGGCGGTCCACTTATATCTCCCTCGTCCTCCGTCTCCCACTGGAGGGAGGGTGATCTGGGCCTCCGTCCAGAAGCGGATATGCAAGGTGCTAAGGGTGGTGGCCGTCCTGTCCAGTTGGAGCAAGAAATGGTCCTGCATCAGCCATGTCGGCTCAGCTCCCACCTCCGCCTCTATGTCGGTGAAGATATCCTCGCTCTTGGAGGTCACCTGTTTGTATTTGTAACTGACGTGAGGCGTCTCGGTAAGCAAGTGGCTTCTTTCCATCCTTAGGGGAGAGACACTGTAAAGGGCCAGAATTCTCCAGAGTGTCTGGATGTGAGCGGAATCTATATTGCATATCAAGAAAGTTGAAAATGATACGTTCAGTAAGGAGAGGTCGTTTTCACGTAGAAGTGAGATGGGTGACTTTATTGAGGGTTTCTGAATATCGCAGACCAACTTGGCTTCATTTCCGGAGTGGTCGGCCATGTTCAAATCCATGGAGCCTATGGGAGCTAAGAACTCTTTAGGGGATGCAGGCGTAGAATCGCCTTCCTCAGAAAGACTGGTGTTCCGCAGCTTTAGGGTCGGATCGATGACGGGTTTAGTACAAACCAAGGCGGAAGCTGGGATCTCGGCTAAGAGTCGATCTTTAGAATTCCAGGGATTTTTGCAAACTGGACATTGTTGGGAAGCAGAACTGTTTCGGTCTCTTTTGCACTTCACTACatctggagggaaaaaaagcacTTCGATGATTATGCCCAAGGAGCCTCTGTTGTGGCTAATATTTTTACATTTTGAAGAAAGAGTTTTTATTAGAATTAGGCCCACTGAAATTTTTTTCCaaccctctctttttttctttttttttatattttcctaATCCTAAAACCTAAAATCAGGTTAGAGTTGTATATTTTTATAATTTACTATCTAACTGTACTAATATCAGTTTGAAATGTTTCTTCATCACAATTCTTTTGAATAATACACTTTCCTTTGAATAAtaaaaacagtagtaataatattggcatttgttatgtgcttactatgtgccaggcactgtactaagtgccaaggtgGATATcaacaaattgggttagacacaatccctgtcccacctgaagttcacagttttaatctccattttaaaggtgagataacttttttaatggt comes from the Ornithorhynchus anatinus isolate Pmale09 chromosome 1, mOrnAna1.pri.v4, whole genome shotgun sequence genome and includes:
- the IGSF10 gene encoding immunoglobulin superfamily member 10 isoform X2, coding for MSGFAPRRRVKGRGNPCLLASSSFFISICLAALPGTGACPRRCACYVPTEVHCTFRYLTALPDHIPPNVERINLGYNSVVKLTEKNFLGLNHLELLMLHSNAIHTIPDKVFTGLPALQVLKMSYNKVRKLHKDTFYGLKSLIRLHMDHNNIEFINPEAFHGLSALRLVHLEGNFLTKLHPDTFVSLRFLQTFPISFIKHIYLSDNFLTSLPQEMVEQMPDLESLYLHGNPWICDCGLEWFPGWMERNPGLIIASGRQEGRFQVFANGTLSIQATRVQDRGQYLCVAVNPQGSDRLLVTLSVVTYPPRILDSRTREITVHVGSSAEVSCRAEGRPLPTRSWILANKTVIREASEGSRRVSVKPDGTLVVRSLTVYDRGVYTCLARNPAGMDSLSVKIQVIAAPPLILEEKRQHVVGTWGGSLKLPCTVEGNPQPTVHWVLSDGTKVKPLQLVNARWFLLANGTLYTQNLALSDSGRYECIATSSTGSERRVVNLMIERRDSVPSIETASPKLTELNLGDPLFLNCSATGTPEPRIIWRLPSRAVIDRWHRMGSRIHVFPNGSLVIRAVTDKDAGDYLCVARNKMGEDLLLMKVILRMKAAQIDHKQHFKKQVPYGKDFRVDCKASGSPVPEISWSLPDGTMVNNVMQADDSGHRSRRYVLFDNGTLYFNKVGMAEEGDYTCYAQNTLGKDEMKVHLTVVTPAPQIRQSPKSYQRVRAGETVILDCEVMGEPSPKIFWLLPSSDKVSSSSDRYLLHTNGSLSISKVKLLDSGEYVCVARNSGGDDTKLYKLDVISRPPAINSWYANKTVIKTTAVRHSKKHIDCRAEGMPPPQIMWIMPDHIFLTAPYYGSRITVHPNGTLEIRNVRSSDTAEFTCVARNDGGESVLVVQLEVLEMLRRPTFRNPFNEKVIALPGTPTALNCSVIGNPPPEIIWLLPNGTQFPARAGNARFHIRSNGSLVIQNPTKDDAGRYRCTAKNQVGYIEKLIILEVAQKPVILTYVLEAIKGISGQLLSLHCVSSGSPKPTVTWTVPGGRVIDRSHAWGRYILHENGTLVIQEATVHDRGNYICKAKNSIGVATVAVPVTIVAYAPRITNRPPRSIHTVSGVAVQLNCVALGIPKPEITWEMPDHSVLSTAGGGRSSGSELLHPRGTLVIQNPQTSDSGVYKCTAKNQLGWDSAMTYIRVH